The genomic region AAACTTGATTTATACTATATATAATTAACTATTTTTTATGAGTATTCAAATATACTTTATTAATATGATTTAAATATTATTTTTTCTTATTTATTATTATTTTCTCATAATAAAAATAATTAAAGACATTTTTAATACATATTAAATTTTCTTTTTTAGTAATAAACTATTTAAATATAAGCCTAAGTATAATAATATTAAGTATTACAATAATTTAAATTATTTAAATAATAATTATGAAGGTGTTTTTCATGGAGTTTGTTTTCATTGCAACAGCGTTCATACTCGGTATGTTGCATGCCCTCGAACCCGGACACGGAAAGAGTGTTTTAGCAGCGTACGTTTTGGGAACTAAGGCAGATATTAAAGATGCCATAACATTGGGAGCAACAATAACCTTATCCCACACTTTTGTTGTGTTTATGCTTGGCATTTTGTCAATTTACCTGATGAAAAGTGTAAGTGCAGGGATTGCTCATGATTTGATGAGTGTAATAGGGGGAGCAATACTAATAGGCGTGGGATTGTGGATTTTGAACAATTATTTCCATCCACATGAGCACAAGATAGAT from Methanotorris formicicus Mc-S-70 harbors:
- a CDS encoding HoxN/HupN/NixA family nickel/cobalt transporter, whose protein sequence is MEFVFIATAFILGMLHALEPGHGKSVLAAYVLGTKADIKDAITLGATITLSHTFVVFMLGILSIYLMKSVSAGIAHDLMSVIGGAILIGVGLWILNNYFHPHEHKIDTKKGVIAIGLSAGLIPCPAALAVLLLSIAEGDVLNGLIYVVVFSIGLALSLTTLSVLFVKSKRFIKKYAGSEKINKLPLISGTIIILIGLYTLGHLILEFVGF